In Sesamum indicum cultivar Zhongzhi No. 13 linkage group LG1, S_indicum_v1.0, whole genome shotgun sequence, the sequence tttcatacttCAAAGTCGAGCCTTATTCAATGCATgcattatgaattattttgaacaaaaataatttcactaAGAAATAGATGATAGATCGAATCCATCCTTACCGGACCTTGTAAAAAGAATGTGGCTAGTTGTATTATGTGGcctcaaacaagaaaattctcACTAGGGTTGTTTGTTTAATTTCCAGTGAGATGTTAATAAcccatttgattttgtttccaattttatttataatttccaACATTTCTAATgggataaaaataatttatttatttttgtatgagaaataaaaatatgtttgaatttagaTTAGAATTTGGAAATagtgtatatgtgtgtattgCGTAggtatgatttttaaaatttgtatttgtcaaataaaaaatttcccCCAAAGTCCACATGACAAGACATGGTTTTATTTGTTCTAGCCCTACGCTCATTCCTTTCTTCCTTCTTGGGGAAATGAAAATATGTGATTGTGTTTAGCAAGTCATGCCTGAAAACACAAGACTCTTTTCTTTGGTAACATATTTTTCTGGTCGACATAAAAGAACtgacaattaaatttatttattaaaatatacacgTCATTAAATCTATTCAGTCATAATTATAGAACTAAACatgtcaaaaaatttaaaattataaaattaaatgtgttTATTAAAAAgctaaatgataaaaaatacaacaatccTAAGTTATAGAACGAACAGTGAAATTTTGCCTATTTGAAAATTGGAAACAATAAGTTTCCAAActtattagaattaatttgaaaaaatacaagccaCCTCCTATGGCATGGGATATGTGCAAAagatttctttataaaatatatatataaatgactttattttttttaaaatgaaggaATTTGTCCCATTGGCTTTGGTGGAGTACCACACGCTCCGtgggtttaattaattttaagaataaaatattattttatatttaaatacatataatatttataacaatatattaaaaaataaaaaatgaacatCCCGCCCCTCCGGATTATGCGTCCACATTGGAGATCTCATAAACCTATTCAGTTCATCAATGGGATTATGGTTGATTGTCATATGGAATGGAGAAAAGGCGCATAGGAAGATCCaagttaattatgttattttagtTAGAAGATGTGGTCAGAACCCCTTTCGACTAAGAGTTTTGTGTCAATTTCCTTATCTATGTCAAATACTGAATCGCAAGTGAGGAATGTAGGAGAATTGTTCTTTCCCTTTTCAATGCCTATCTTCCCATTTGGCCATTAAGTTCAAGACAAGCCTCAAAACCAAGATATGGTGTTTGccttattacattaataaatacattgttggaaaattcttatcccattaattatatgaaaattataataattacatgtcAATTTTACTTGTctatgtaattgtttattcTCCTTAATAATGTTAtaagtatgatatattttttttaggaataGTTACACCGCTCTTTCCTCatatttggtgtaattttatatactatatgacatttgagaaattacatctaatatttctgacttttgtttttgtctaacaaacACATTCCCCATtagtcaaatttcatcgaatttgttgatattaaaaaaaaaattgaatgaaaatttatatttgtccTTTCATAACATATTGccttattacaggtcaaataatttttttttaaccaaattgtccttatacatcttcacattaATGCATATTTTCACCCTTGTAAGGTTAGTTTGGTtataaaagattctttttgACCTGAAATAAAtctctaataaattaatcgacGGTCaatatggattttcattcatgttttttttttgttgctaatattaataaatttaatgaattttggcTACTGAAGAGATctaattgttagaataggtactaaatgtaattttttaaatcacaaacaATTTACCCGTAATCgcactaaattttaaaaagaagtgGTGTagttatctcttttttttttatataattaattcaagtttGACCAAATCTTATTTGTAATTGGCTCCAAAGGATTTAACTTCAGGGGCTTGTTAGTGGGCTAGGCTGGGACTCGCACTTCGCATATTTGTTACTTATTAATTGGATCGATCTCAATAGTGTGGATGTAACATTTGGCCCATACTGAAGCCCATATAAACAAGATAGCTACAAATTGGATTGCTGAATAGTTGTATTGGCCCAAGGCCCAGAACTAAGTGACAAATTTCTGGTCGCAACAGAAGTGGCCCAATTAGTGATCCTACTTGTCACTTGTGGCCTATATTTTCTTCCCATCCCATCAGGGCTCTTCCCACCACAAAAAATACCTGAAAATAACTgtcatattaaaaaagtaaactaagaaaatatcaaaagaaagCTAAAAATCAAAGGGAAAAGAAATCAGCTAAAACTTCAGAATCAAAGCTCAGATGATTCCCTCTTTGTTGCTCAAATATTTCCTAAGTTAAATTGATTACTTGTTTAACTCCCAATGGCTGCGGTTGCTACTGGTACTGGGATTGGATTAGGAGGAGTGAGACTTCACTCCTTCAACTCCAGACCACTCTCCTTATTTCTTGGCAAGAAGCTCAATCTTGGAATTTTGTCTGCCGACAAGAAATTATCCACTTCAAGGACTAGGAATTTTGTAGTTTTGGCTTCTGGGGTCGAAATTTTCAATCTTGTTCATGATGTTTTTCTGGGTGTTGGTGTTGGGCTCCCTTGTACAGTTATGGAGTGTGGTGATATAATATACAGAAGCACTCTACCAAGGTCAAATGAGATCACGGTTACTGTCCCTGGTGTGATTTTAGCTTTGGGAACTCTTTCTTACCTCTGGGCTACCCCTGGTGTGGCGCCTGGATTCTTTGATATGTTTGTTCTTGCCTTTGTTGAGAGAGTCTTTAGGCCTACTTATAAGAAGGTgtcaatatttctttttattttatgtttttgggTTGCTTTGTGCTGTTAGGTTGTTTGATGAGTGACTAATGTGATTTATGATGAGGTTTTGGTTTGTGGATTGATGGCAGGATGACATTGTGTTGGGGAAGAAGTTGGGTGAGGGATCTTTTGGTGTGGTTTATAGGGCTTCATTGGCCAAAAAATCCTCCTCAAAGGTGTGGGAATGTTTTTAAGTTGAGGCTATTGCCATTGTTATGTTATCTTTGCATGAAAAATGTATGATTATTGTGCATTGAGTAAATGTATTGCGAATAATGGCTAATGCCTTAGAATTTGGTCTTGCTGTGTCCTTATGTTTTGCCAAAAGGATGGTGAGATAGTCTTGAAAAAAGCAACTGAATATGGAGCGGTAGAGATATGGATGAATGAGCGTGTTCGAAGGGCTTGTGCAAATAGTTGTGCTGATTTTATGTACGGCTTCCTTGAGGTGTTGTTCTTGTATTCTAATGCTGCTAGTTTTACACTATGGATAGTTTCATCTTAAAGATTGAACTTACTGATTTTGAcgctttctcagaattctacaaAGAAAGGGGTGGAATATTGGCTGATATGGAAGTTTGAAGGGGAAGCCACACTTGCTGATTTGTTGCAGAGTAAAGAATTTCCTTACAATGTTGGTACTTTCTTGAATCAGAATACTGAAAATGTTAAGAAAAAGTTCATGCGTTTGCGTCATAAGTCCTTGCAAGTTCTTTCAGCTGGATTGAACCtatggaattaattgcattctCACTCTTGCATAGAGTCCAAGTATCTCTACAACATTCCCCTCTGACATGAACATTGTTTTGAGGctttcaaaatttcacttaATTGTACTAAAAACAGTTTCTTTCAGTCGTATTATGCATATTTAAGTCAAAATCATTTCctgatgaatttaattttgtaatctTATATCTACTTGATGCTGactatattttatgagttaATAGTTCTTAAGTTAcgtattttataataaaatgcCTTTTGTGTATTTAGTTTCTCTTCCACATATATGCTTACATCCATTATTGCAATGTTCAATGGTTTTTTTGCAAGCTTCAGTTTACTAAAACAAATGTCCGGAACTGATTCCAGAATGACTTTAATCTTTCATCTGAGCTTCACACTATCGGTGCATTGCATTGTTTAACTTAAAATCTAGCTTTTTAAAGTACAACTTTCTGATCATTATGACTGTCAGGTGGAAGCAATTATTCTTGGAGAGGTTCAGGACTTGCCCAAAGGGCTggagagagaaaatagaatCATACAGACTATCATGAGACAGCTCTTATTTGCATTGGATGGTCTGCACTCTACAGGAATTGTCCACAGAGATGTTAAGCCCCAAAACATTATTTTCTCTGAAGGTGCAAGAACCATCTTCAACCGATTTtggttaatattttcatttgaagTATACTTGACATTTTCCTGGTAAAATGTAATCAGATTCTCGAACgttcaaaataattgatcTTGGAGCAGCTGCAGATCTGAGAGTTGGAATCAATTACATTCCCAAAGAGTTTCTACTGGATCCTAGGTACTTTCCATAGTATCAGTTCTGATACCCAACTAACTGAAACCAAGATAGTCTATTCAGTTCTCAATCGTTGCAGATATGCTGCACCTGAACAGTACATTATGAGCACTCAAACTCCCTCTGCTCCATCTGCTCCTGTTGCAACTGCACTTTCCCCTGTTCTGTGGCAGGTCTTGGTTCGATTTTTTCCTGATGGTTTAACTAACTCAACACATGGAATTGATATCTTTCTcccattttgatttcttctctCAGTTGAATCTACCAGACAGATTCGACATCTACAGTGCTGGTCTCATATTCCTGCAAATGGTAAGCATCACTAATTTGACAACTACTATTGTTATTAGGACAACTGTCTTAGCCAAAAATTTTGgagttagaatttttcatcTCTAATGGCATAATAACCTGAGGCACTTGTTTGTGTAGGCGTTCCCCGCATTGCGTACAGACAGTGGTCTTATACAATTCAACCGTCAACTGAAGAGATGTGACTATGATTTAAATGCATGGAGAAAAACTGTGGAGCCTCGCGCAAGCCCTGAAATTCGACGTGGATTTGAACTGTTAGATTTGGACGGTGGAATTGGGTGGGAACTTTTGACGTCCATGGTTCGATATAAAGCACGTCAAAGAATAAGTGCAAAAGGAGCTCTGGCTCATCCCTACTTTGACAGAGAGGGGCTATTGGCTTTATCCTTCATGCAGAACCTTCGGCTGCAAATTTTCCGAGCAACACAACAAGACTACAGTGAAGCTGCTAAATGGATTATTCAGCTTATGGCTAAGTCAGGAACACAGAAGGAAGGTGGATTTACTGAGGCTCAGCTGCAGGAACTAAGGGTCTGTCCTTATCATATTTTTCCTACATCCTATTCACTGTAAACTTTTTACTTACAGCTGCCTATTTTTCTTCGTATGATGTTTAGGAAATCGAGCCAAAGAAAAAGTCAAGCCCCCAACGGAATGCTCTAGCATCAGCCCTCCGATTTCAGAGGAAAATCATCAGGACTATAAACGAGAGTGTTGATGAACTAAACCGACGTAGGAAGAGCTTGTGGTGGAGCAGATGGATCCCTAGAGAGGAATGAGTACTGTAAAtatgtagttgttattacacttgcatgtaaattttatgaagcCAACATATGTAATACAACTCCAGTGGACTCACCTGCTATtcaaagagaaaacaaatgtGTACAAACATCTATAAGCATGTACCAAGTTATTGtaaacattattaattttccaaTGCTTACAGAAATTAATGTTTGTTATAATCTATCTCTTGTCAGAATTTGGACCATGTAAGTGGGCTGGCCCAATTCTCTTCAG encodes:
- the LOC105161320 gene encoding serine/threonine-protein kinase STN7, chloroplastic codes for the protein MAAVATGTGIGLGGVRLHSFNSRPLSLFLGKKLNLGILSADKKLSTSRTRNFVVLASGVEIFNLVHDVFLGVGVGLPCTVMECGDIIYRSTLPRSNEITVTVPGVILALGTLSYLWATPGVAPGFFDMFVLAFVERVFRPTYKKDDIVLGKKLGEGSFGVVYRASLAKKSSSKDGEIVLKKATEYGAVEIWMNERVRRACANSCADFMYGFLENSTKKGVEYWLIWKFEGEATLADLLQSKEFPYNVEAIILGEVQDLPKGLERENRIIQTIMRQLLFALDGLHSTGIVHRDVKPQNIIFSEDSRTFKIIDLGAAADLRVGINYIPKEFLLDPRYAAPEQYIMSTQTPSAPSAPVATALSPVLWQLNLPDRFDIYSAGLIFLQMAFPALRTDSGLIQFNRQLKRCDYDLNAWRKTVEPRASPEIRRGFELLDLDGGIGWELLTSMVRYKARQRISAKGALAHPYFDREGLLALSFMQNLRLQIFRATQQDYSEAAKWIIQLMAKSGTQKEGGFTEAQLQELREIEPKKKSSPQRNALASALRFQRKIIRTINESVDELNRRRKSLWWSRWIPREE